One stretch of Aeromicrobium fastidiosum DNA includes these proteins:
- a CDS encoding transketolase — MRRLAPQDLRIEAEEARLLILRMLRGGRSGHVGGALSCVDILTTLYFDEMDIDPLEPTRPDRDRFILSAGHKALAQYAVLARRGYFPEPWVDTYSDLGSRLAGHPDMHKLPGVEANTGALGHGLSIACGIALGLRLQERRSRVFVVLGDGELPEGSNWEGAAMAAHHQLGNVVAFVDVNDLQISGRTADVMNMEPIADKFAAFGWKVRTIDGNDVEQIQGVLAEVDRDSSSPTAVVAQTTKAKGVSSLEDTAASHYWKPAAAEMAEAEAEIRARLQQLSLQTVAR; from the coding sequence GTGAGGAGGCTGGCACCGCAGGATCTCCGGATCGAGGCCGAGGAGGCCCGTCTGCTCATCCTCAGGATGCTGAGGGGCGGACGCTCCGGTCACGTCGGCGGGGCCCTGTCGTGCGTCGACATCCTGACGACGCTCTACTTCGACGAGATGGACATCGACCCGCTCGAGCCCACCCGGCCCGACCGGGACCGGTTCATCCTGTCGGCCGGTCACAAGGCCCTCGCGCAGTACGCAGTGCTGGCCCGAAGGGGCTACTTCCCGGAGCCGTGGGTCGACACCTACTCCGACCTCGGCAGTCGCCTCGCGGGGCACCCGGACATGCACAAGCTGCCCGGTGTCGAGGCGAACACCGGTGCCCTGGGCCACGGGCTCTCGATCGCGTGCGGCATCGCCCTCGGCCTCCGGTTGCAGGAACGCCGCAGCAGGGTGTTCGTCGTGCTGGGCGACGGGGAGCTCCCGGAAGGGTCCAACTGGGAGGGCGCGGCGATGGCCGCGCACCACCAGCTCGGCAACGTGGTGGCGTTCGTCGACGTCAACGACCTGCAGATCAGCGGACGCACCGCGGACGTCATGAACATGGAGCCGATCGCCGACAAGTTCGCAGCCTTCGGGTGGAAGGTCCGCACCATCGACGGCAACGACGTCGAGCAGATCCAGGGCGTTCTCGCCGAGGTGGACCGCGACTCGAGCAGCCCCACGGCGGTCGTCGCCCAGACGACGAAGGCCAAGGGCGTCAGCAGCCTGGAGGACACCGCCGCCTCCCACTACTGGAAACCCGCCGCGGCTGAGATGGCCGAGGCCGAGGCGGAGATCCGCGCGCGCCTTCAGCAGCTCAGCCTTCAGACGGTCGCCCGATGA
- a CDS encoding RpiB/LacA/LacB family sugar-phosphate isomerase, whose translation MLIGLGCDPNAHDLKQTLADYAVELGHEIKDFGSDDPLYSNTAVRVAESVVRGDVDRAVVLCGTGIGVSIASNKVKGAYCALVTDAYQAERAQLSNNANMIALGSQVTGVESAKRILATYLGATYVESPRSAPKLAEMYKYEVST comes from the coding sequence ATGCTCATCGGACTCGGCTGCGACCCGAACGCCCACGACCTCAAGCAGACCCTCGCCGACTACGCGGTCGAGCTCGGCCATGAGATCAAGGACTTCGGCTCAGATGATCCGCTCTACTCCAACACGGCCGTCCGCGTCGCGGAGAGCGTCGTGAGGGGCGACGTCGATCGCGCCGTCGTCCTGTGCGGGACGGGCATCGGCGTCTCCATCGCGTCGAACAAGGTCAAGGGCGCCTACTGCGCACTGGTCACCGATGCCTACCAGGCAGAGCGCGCCCAGCTCAGCAACAACGCCAACATGATCGCCCTGGGCTCGCAGGTGACGGGTGTGGAGTCGGCCAAGCGCATCCTGGCGACCTACTTGGGCGCGACGTACGTGGAGTCACCGCGCAGTGCGCCCAAGCTGGCCGAGATGTACAAGTACGAGGTCTCCACGTGA
- a CDS encoding transketolase family protein yields MTAAPELVDPRKTFGQAVTEFAADDSRVVVLSADSGVSSGFGAFRDRFPGRYLEFGIQEHGATGVASGLATTGLVPVFAAIAAFVTNRNYEAFRNDVAYMGQNVKIVGRNGGMTYSDLGPTHYSLEDYAIIRMLPGVVVLSPQDPGEIRAAARAMLTHEGPVYMRIGGPAIANLFAEGPFVIGKGRTHRSGDVATVVSTGPATANTIAAVDALRAEGVTLDLLCMPTVEPVDAELIIESATRTGHVITVEEHYDRGGLSAAVSECLGPLRVRHDAIGLPHQHVITGTYEGLLATYGLDAEGLTRQLRDIVAAGRPASAK; encoded by the coding sequence ATGACCGCCGCACCTGAGCTCGTCGACCCTCGCAAGACGTTCGGCCAGGCGGTCACCGAGTTCGCGGCCGACGACTCCCGTGTCGTCGTGCTGTCCGCCGACAGCGGAGTGTCCTCAGGCTTCGGCGCGTTTCGTGACCGGTTCCCGGGGCGCTACCTGGAGTTCGGCATCCAGGAGCACGGGGCCACCGGCGTCGCCTCGGGTCTGGCGACCACCGGACTCGTGCCGGTGTTCGCCGCCATCGCGGCGTTCGTGACGAACCGCAACTACGAAGCCTTCCGCAACGACGTCGCGTACATGGGCCAGAACGTCAAGATCGTCGGGCGCAACGGCGGGATGACGTACTCCGACCTCGGGCCGACGCACTACTCGCTCGAGGACTACGCCATCATCCGGATGCTCCCCGGCGTCGTGGTCCTCTCCCCGCAAGACCCCGGAGAGATCAGGGCAGCCGCCCGGGCCATGCTCACCCATGAGGGCCCGGTCTACATGCGCATCGGTGGGCCGGCGATCGCGAACCTGTTTGCCGAAGGACCCTTCGTCATCGGCAAGGGACGGACTCACCGCTCGGGCGACGTCGCCACGGTGGTGAGCACGGGGCCTGCGACGGCGAACACCATCGCGGCGGTCGACGCGCTGCGAGCAGAAGGGGTGACGCTCGATCTGCTCTGCATGCCTACCGTCGAGCCGGTGGACGCAGAGCTCATCATCGAGTCTGCGACGCGCACCGGCCACGTGATCACGGTCGAGGAGCACTACGACCGGGGCGGTCTGTCCGCAGCGGTGTCAGAGTGCCTCGGGCCGCTCAGGGTGCGGCACGACGCGATCGGTCTGCCGCACCAGCACGTCATCACGGGAACGTACGAGGGGCTCCTCGCCACGTACGGGCTGGATGCCGAGGGTCTCACTCGCCAGCTGCGTGACATCGTCGCGGCCGGACGGCCTGCGTCGGCCAAGTAG
- a CDS encoding HAD-IA family hydrolase, translating into MTSNFLIFDCDGVLADTERDGHLPAFNETFEHFGAPIRWSQDDYAELLRIGGGKERLASVLTPELVKEAGLPTDPRQQRDVVLSWHAYKTARYTDMVRAGRLPGRPGVARIVAEAHDAGWGLAVASTSAEESVRAVLEHVVGPELSTHFSVFAGDDVAAKKPAPDIYQLALAQLGASSTSAIVIEDSHVGLTAALAAGLVTVVTQSSYTADEDFSGAALVVSSLGDYPADPTVVLDSPHGTAIVGHVGIDDLIRVRAAALSANSTPGR; encoded by the coding sequence ATGACTTCGAACTTCCTCATCTTCGACTGCGACGGCGTCCTCGCCGACACGGAGCGAGATGGACACCTTCCGGCCTTCAACGAGACCTTCGAGCACTTCGGAGCTCCCATCCGATGGAGCCAGGACGACTACGCCGAGCTCCTGAGGATCGGCGGCGGCAAGGAACGCCTCGCCTCCGTCCTGACCCCCGAGCTCGTGAAGGAGGCTGGGCTCCCCACCGACCCGCGGCAGCAGCGCGATGTCGTCCTGTCCTGGCACGCGTACAAGACCGCGCGCTACACCGACATGGTCCGAGCCGGCCGTCTCCCCGGACGGCCGGGTGTCGCCCGCATCGTCGCGGAGGCGCACGACGCGGGATGGGGGCTTGCCGTCGCTTCGACCTCGGCTGAAGAGTCGGTGCGGGCTGTGCTCGAGCACGTCGTCGGACCCGAGCTCTCCACGCACTTCTCCGTGTTCGCCGGAGACGACGTCGCGGCGAAGAAGCCCGCACCCGACATCTACCAGCTGGCGCTGGCGCAGCTCGGCGCGTCCTCCACGAGTGCCATCGTCATCGAGGACAGCCATGTCGGCCTGACCGCGGCGCTGGCGGCTGGGCTCGTCACCGTCGTCACCCAGAGCAGCTACACCGCTGACGAGGACTTCTCGGGTGCAGCTCTCGTCGTCAGCTCGCTGGGCGACTACCCGGCAGACCCCACGGTCGTCCTCGACTCGCCCCACGGCACCGCGATCGTCGGCCACGTGGGAATCGACGACCTCATCCGCGTGAGGGCAGCCGCCCTCTCGGCCAACTCAACACCCGGTAGGTGA
- the dhaK gene encoding dihydroxyacetone kinase subunit DhaK, translating into MKKFINDPQAFVPEMLQGLALANPDTLTYVPEFNLILRADAPHHDRVSIIQGSGSGHEPAHVMLVGDGMLDGACPGDVFAAPPTEYVLEAARRLASDKGVLLLVNNYTGDKMAFEMAEELADAEGIKVRTLFINDDVAVEDSLYTIGRRGVAGNFFVIKAVGAAAAAGADLDEIVRIGEKVNAATRTMGVALTACTPPAKGTPLFDIGDDEMEVGVGIHGEPGRRRTTMTSANEIVDELLEAIIPDLPFSSGDDVALMVNGLGGTPISELYLLYGIAHARLAEKGISIGRNYVGSYCTALDMVGTSVTLVKLDDEIRSLLEAPAHIPVRIF; encoded by the coding sequence ATGAAGAAGTTCATCAACGACCCCCAGGCTTTCGTGCCCGAGATGCTGCAGGGACTCGCGCTCGCGAACCCGGACACCCTCACGTACGTGCCCGAGTTCAACCTGATCCTGCGCGCCGACGCTCCCCACCATGACCGCGTGTCCATCATCCAGGGCTCCGGATCCGGCCACGAGCCGGCTCACGTCATGCTCGTCGGCGACGGCATGCTGGACGGCGCCTGCCCCGGCGACGTCTTCGCTGCCCCTCCGACGGAGTACGTGCTCGAAGCGGCTCGGCGCCTCGCCAGCGACAAGGGCGTTCTTCTCCTGGTCAACAACTACACGGGCGACAAGATGGCGTTCGAGATGGCCGAGGAGCTGGCCGACGCCGAGGGCATCAAGGTCCGCACCCTGTTCATCAACGACGACGTGGCCGTCGAGGACTCGCTTTACACGATCGGCCGACGGGGTGTGGCCGGCAACTTCTTCGTGATCAAGGCCGTCGGTGCCGCGGCAGCAGCCGGCGCAGACCTGGACGAGATCGTCCGCATCGGCGAGAAGGTCAACGCCGCCACCCGCACCATGGGTGTCGCGTTGACGGCCTGCACCCCGCCCGCGAAGGGGACGCCGCTGTTCGACATCGGCGACGACGAGATGGAGGTCGGCGTCGGCATCCACGGCGAGCCGGGCCGCCGGCGGACCACGATGACCTCCGCGAACGAGATCGTCGACGAGCTGCTGGAGGCCATCATCCCGGATCTCCCGTTCTCGTCCGGCGACGACGTCGCCCTGATGGTCAACGGCCTCGGCGGCACGCCCATCAGCGAGCTCTACCTCCTGTACGGGATCGCCCACGCCCGCCTCGCCGAGAAGGGCATCTCCATCGGACGCAACTACGTCGGCTCGTACTGCACGGCGCTCGACATGGTCGGGACCTCCGTGACCCTCGTCAAGCTCGACGACGAGATCCGGTCGCTGCTCGAAGCGCCGGCCCACATCCCGGTTCGCATCTTCTGA
- a CDS encoding class II fructose-bisphosphate aldolase, which yields MQVSTAALTRVARDHGYAVPAVNVFDEVGMRAVVEAAELRSAPLIVQVSVKTTRSVGTGLLTDTFRALTRDASVPVALHLDHCPDRAVVAEVIAAGWSSILFDASDRDLATAERETTEVVAAAHAAGVDIESEIENILGVEDGVGSDDAQHAYSVEQLAEVAERTGADLLAPQLGTSHGMFTSKPTLLPERVTALAALTDKPIVLHGGTGLSDEEFRSFISAGVSKINISTAVKMSYMRAAAAHLDEARRTDRWDPPSMFRSVSDAVRSEIVAHIDAFGAAGRAEAAVKAMPS from the coding sequence ATGCAGGTGTCAACAGCCGCCCTGACCCGGGTCGCACGAGATCACGGATACGCCGTCCCGGCCGTCAACGTGTTCGACGAGGTCGGCATGCGCGCGGTCGTCGAGGCCGCCGAGCTGCGTTCGGCGCCGCTGATCGTCCAGGTGTCGGTCAAGACGACGCGGTCAGTCGGCACGGGACTCCTCACCGACACGTTCCGAGCCCTCACCCGGGATGCTTCCGTGCCGGTGGCGCTCCACCTCGACCACTGCCCCGACCGGGCCGTCGTCGCGGAGGTCATCGCGGCGGGTTGGTCGTCCATCCTGTTCGACGCCTCCGACCGCGACCTCGCCACCGCGGAGCGAGAGACGACCGAGGTCGTCGCTGCCGCCCACGCCGCCGGCGTCGACATCGAGTCCGAGATCGAGAACATCCTCGGCGTCGAGGATGGCGTCGGGTCCGACGACGCTCAGCACGCCTACAGTGTCGAGCAGCTCGCCGAGGTCGCCGAACGCACAGGCGCGGACCTGCTGGCTCCGCAGCTCGGGACGAGCCACGGCATGTTCACGTCCAAGCCGACCCTGCTGCCCGAGCGAGTCACGGCCTTGGCCGCTCTGACCGACAAGCCCATCGTCCTGCACGGCGGTACGGGCCTGTCCGACGAAGAGTTCCGGTCGTTCATCTCCGCCGGCGTCTCGAAGATCAACATCTCGACCGCCGTGAAGATGTCCTACATGCGGGCCGCCGCCGCCCATCTGGACGAGGCCCGCCGCACGGACCGCTGGGACCCGCCGTCGATGTTCAGGTCCGTCTCGGACGCCGTCCGGTCGGAGATCGTCGCGCACATCGACGCGTTCGGGGCGGCCGGCCGCGCCGAAGCCGCGGTGAAGGCGATGCCGTCATGA
- the dhaL gene encoding dihydroxyacetone kinase subunit DhaL, whose product MNDSGSTTGTTRLENTVKTIATTCVANEQYFCDLDSVVGDGDFGYSLARGFEKVLEDWDSYDRSDLSTFLQGVATTMSSRIGGTSGPIWGTAFLRAAIAIKSKQSLEGADVVSMLDAAIAGIKKRGGAEVGDKTLLDALVPLTDEIRDGVAENAEPRAMAERAAKVARESAEATSALTARRGRASYTGDRSIGSPDPGAIAMAVLAEHIVDSWA is encoded by the coding sequence ATGAACGACAGCGGCAGCACGACCGGGACGACCCGGCTCGAGAACACCGTCAAGACCATCGCCACGACCTGCGTGGCCAACGAGCAGTACTTCTGCGACCTCGACTCCGTCGTCGGCGACGGAGACTTCGGCTACTCCCTCGCCCGGGGGTTCGAGAAGGTCCTCGAGGACTGGGACAGCTACGACCGTTCCGACCTCTCCACCTTCCTGCAGGGCGTCGCGACGACGATGAGCAGTCGCATCGGCGGCACCTCGGGGCCGATCTGGGGCACGGCCTTCCTCCGGGCCGCCATCGCCATCAAGTCCAAGCAATCGCTGGAGGGTGCCGATGTGGTCTCGATGCTTGATGCCGCCATCGCCGGCATCAAGAAGCGAGGCGGAGCTGAGGTCGGCGACAAGACCCTGCTCGACGCCCTGGTGCCTCTCACCGACGAGATCCGCGACGGCGTCGCCGAGAACGCAGAGCCGCGCGCCATGGCCGAACGAGCGGCCAAGGTCGCTCGCGAGTCCGCCGAGGCAACCAGCGCCCTGACGGCGCGACGAGGGCGAGCCTCCTACACCGGGGACCGAAGCATCGGCTCTCCCGACCCGGGAGCGATCGCCATGGCCGTGCTCGCCGAGCACATCGTCGACTCCTGGGCCTGA